In Acropora muricata isolate sample 2 chromosome 13, ASM3666990v1, whole genome shotgun sequence, the DNA window GCTAATCTGCAGGTTTTCAGTATCTTTTTTCCACGCATGATTAACTTCTTCTTTATCGTATTGGTTTATTTCACTTAATTATAGAGACAAGAGAGCTGAAATGTCTTAATACAGTCACTATGACATAATGCAGTTGGTGTTGTGCGACAAAAATACTTGCCTGAGAGCAGGATCATTTAAGAAACTTGAGGAAGACTGCGACCTCACTGTTATGCCAAATTGTGAAACATGCTTACAAAGCTAACGTCTTTAGATTCCTAGCTTGCGTATTTGAAAACAGCAATGGATCATACAACTCCGatcgaattaaaaaaaaaagaaaaacaaagcaaaatacatCGAGCCGAAAGAGAAATGTTGAGCTTTGAAGAAGAAGGCAAGGTTCACTGTAAACaattctttttgctttgttattAGAATTGATTGCTTAATTAGCACTATGTTCACTGCTTTCAACGTCAACTCAAAAGCGTCGCCGGGCATATGAAAAATTGACCTTTTTGGTGAGCTCACTTTATAAGAAAGGGGCAGACCTCCAGGGGCTCCGTGCTGAAAACGTGGAATTCTTATATAGCGCCCTTGTTAACAGATCATTTACACTTGCTTTCGTGACCACAAGACAGTAATTGCATTAATAGTCCATCCaggcaaaaaccaaaaaaaaaaaaaaaaaaatatcggaGAGGCGTTGTTAACAACATGCATCAAAACTGAGTAGTCCATGAAATTTATGCCTTCCCATTGATCCCTAATTACAAAGAGATAACGACCTGGATAATCTATAAATAAATTCCGCCAAAACATATTTGTTGACCTCCAACCGcgttatttcatttcttttttattctaaTATCTTTTTTTGTGATGAAGTTGAATGGACAAAAATTCTTAATAGCTAAAATTAAACAAGGATTGGATCGTTTGCTTGCGTGCTGGCGTCTTCTGAGAAGTAAAATCTCCTTTAACTCCTTTGGTGGATTGTAGGGTTAAAACGTAGAGAATTGGTCATTGCCAGTCGCCAGAAAAATCTTTTTAGCCCCTTCTTAGCCCACATGCTGCTAAATAACGCATAGAAATTAAATACATCAAAAATAAGCCGCAAGGAATATGTTTCTTCATCAGAGGAGCGTCATAATAATATAACTTACAACGGAAGTTATATAAAGCTCATGTAATTTGAAATTCTTCTTCTCGACATATCACTCCTCTATGGTAAGTGAGCAACTACCTAACCGCATGAGATTCCGGTGTAACTAAGGAGTAGTAGGTTTTTTGGGCCGAGAAAACGCTTCAACAAATCTAAGAGAGAGCTTGTAGCTGGACTTACTGCAAGTTTACAATCATTTTGTGTTAAACTATTCACGTAAATAAATAAAGTGCACTCACCCTCAGGCGACTAAGTGATTTTTGGTCATCTCGAATTTTTCTCATCAGCATACGTTTGGGATACTTTTTTCTCTtccttcttgttttcttgaCGATTGTATTACTATTCAatgttgctttgttttcttcttgtttGACATTGTCATGAACGCTTACGACCGCCACGGGTGAAACGTTTGGCAAGGTCTGATTCCCGCCGCGTGTGTCAACTAAAGTAGGCCACCCTCTCTTGTTCGCCACGTGCCGTCCATGAGGCCTTATAGAGGGCCTTTTTCTCTGGGAGAAAAATATTGTGATTACAACTTACGACTTCGTTCAGTTCTTGAAATTCCTTACtagttttgctttctttgcatTATATCTAAAATATTAAATGACTTGCTTTGTTATCTGCGATAAGACAAATAAAATATAAAGCACTTAACATATGTCATTGTCTTTACTGACGTTTGATACGCATAATGAAAACTGGCTGGTTGAACTTTGTTGTTAAATAGTTTGAATTTAGGAACGACGATGGAGCACTCATCCGCTCAGGAAAAGAAATAGCATATCACATAAAGGGTCAGCTGCAAattgcaaacttaaaaaaggaTAATTCAACTGACCTAGTGAAAACCACCATGTGGTTGGCATGCCCTCATTCTGAGAGGTTTTTATCCTATAATTTTAGCAAACTGTCAGAGCAAGTCCGCtattgttttcaaattgataATAGGACCAAAAAGCGTGAGTTAAAAGCGATTAGCTTCACTTCCAAACAATtcgaaaaacttgaaaatggccTGAATTTAAGCAAAAGAGAAAACTACATGTTGGACAGGACTCGGCCATCAACGAGGCAAGACAACAAATTGCTCCGATAAAGTTTCGCCACTGATTTAGTTGATTTCCTTACCATTAGAGATGTCACGTCAAAATCAGCGTGGCTGTAAGAAATCTGAAGATccaaaataattgaaaatatgaTATATTTAGTGATTTCCATTAGGATGCGTTGTTCCTACTTTTCTTGACAGTCCAGCGTTCGATCTGCAACAGTCAAGAGGTAACGCGTGTTAAATTAGGAGACGAACTCGTCACCTTATTCACAGATTTTATCACGTGGTCGGTAAATGTCATGCAACCAATCGCAGCGAAGAGTGCATTTCAGGACAACACCGGCATTGTTCGAAATCTTTGCTAGTGATCTTTTGTTTGGTAACAGTGGTGTTTGCTCTCTcctgtaaatagttttttttttcttttttcatcaaCCACAGGCAAATACAGCTGTAAAGTCATAAACGGCCGGACTGTATTTGTTGAAAACTAAGATAACGTTCTTTCGATATCAACTTCCTTGGAGACATTTGGGAATCAATAAGTGGTTTTCAAACTGTCCGATCTAATGACAAAGAAAatgcaataattgtttattagtGATGAAGAATATCAAGTTAAACCTAGTAGTGTCTGCTGTGAAGGAATGTGAACAACGCCGAAGTAATGCAAATCACGATAAGGATACAATTGGATGTAAGATCATTTGTCCACAGCGATAATGGAACACCTGGCCTATGGTCTAATTACTCAAATTAGTTAATTTCAATCTCATCATGGATTTCTATGTTAAGCCCTTTGTTAGCAAAATCTATGCATGTTATGGCTAAGTGACTTGCAATCGTGAATAACTAAACTGCAAGAAACAAAATTATACAGTCTTCATTATACTGAGTTTCAACTCGCACGTGAGCAAGCGTGGCGGAATAAGCCTTAAATCTCTTTGACAGATATGATTAGCAGTTGGAGAGATAGCTTAGCAGTTTAACAAACGAGCCTGTTCACCAAGAAGCCAGTCGTTGGAGCCCTTCGCTGCTCTGGCCTTGAATAACACAACTGATGTCGTGGCCGGTATAAGTTTTCTTTCTCTCAAAAATGTATTTTTCACAGCTGAAGTTTCTAGCTAGGGCTAGTAACTAAGATCAGGTTGAGAAAAcagtttttgaaaaagaaacacgGCAAATTTGATCATTCTTCGGGTTGCTTATGTCTGCTGATGAAACAGCACGCTACAAACGAAATGAAGAAACCGAGAAGTAATTGTTTACGTTCGTGAGTGAAATCACGAATGAGTTTGACGTCATACGAAAGAGTTGTTCCCTTTGATATGTTTGAGAAGCACTTGCCACTCCGCTTCTCACAACGATCATGTTCATTGTGATCTACTTCCGTTCATTCAGTCTTATTTGAAGAAAAATCTATGGAAATTACCTCGCGTAGGAATATTTACAAAACCTTGTGTTCATCGAGGAGGTATCAAATACGCGTAGGCGTACACGTGAAGCAATGGGTGGATTCAGGTGCAAATATTGTGTCCAACCAAACAGTTATTCTTTCGCCTTTTGTTGCTGTTTCGGctgtttttaataaaactgCATAAAACGAAATTGCACCATATTAAGAACTCTCCAAAACGATGGCTTCAAAGAAACCAATGGGTCTGTTTTGTGGCAGATTAACATTAATAAGTTCACTGTGTACTTATAACACTAATTTTCTAGACGTATTGTAATActatgtaaagaaaaaaacttgaagTTTCCTGTTCAGTCGAAGCTGCCTACGTAACACGAAGAGGGATTTGTTGCAGCGTATTCATAGTGTGGATTACTGAACCGCACCAAAGAACagaacgagaaaaaaaataaatggagTGAGTTGAGGCCAAAACCTTACTGTACTTCCAGTGATTACAGGAATCATTAAAACTGACTCTGTTCATGTCTGTGGGCCTCAAGGGCAACGACTGATCTTGCTTTTAGTCTTTATTGAAGTTGGCGTTTCATCATTATCTCTCTCTTCCCTTTTCCCGACAGCTGctaaataaacttttaataAGCCTTCTGAGAGACCAACTTAATGCGATAACCGCAAATGTAAACTTTTCTTCTCTGCAACATTTTCCTGAGTGTTTAAGTCCCATAGTAAAGGAGGAAATTGAAACCACCAGTGTTTGTTTTGCAGACTCTTTCCAGACATAATTTCAACCCGCTCGAATTTTCACTGCTAAGAACATAACGAAGCAGGTCAAGTTTACGTAAACCTGGCTTTAAGTGTTTTTCGTCTTCCCGCTTAAAAcactgaaaaattaaataaaactaGACGAGCTCTTCTCATAAGGAGAAAGTGTTGTGTTCTGTCAATCAGACAATCCTTGTCTTACTCCAAGAGGAGGAAAAAATAGAAGCAGAGAAATCGTACAGATTTAAAAGGTGCTGCAAAGCATGCATTCTACACAGCATTTCTGAAGAGCCTGAGATCATAACCAGGAGTCAAATAACTGCTAACGGCAAGAACTGAGAAGGGGCAACATCACTACGGTTGAGTTTTTTGTATGCTAACCAAGCTAGTTGTGACGCACACTCGAGATAAATTCTGTAGCGTAAGACAGACTGATCCCCATTTCCGACGCCGTAGGTTTTAGGAGATAAGGTATTAAGTCGAATTTCTATTTAAGAATATCCGATTCAGTTTCCATTTGAGGGACATTGTGGGCTGAAAGTTACGTATTGTTCCTTTTGCAAAAAAAAGTCTCCAGTTTCTCTTTAAATAGTGCTCTTTGTCGCATCAAGGTTTGTCTTCATTCAATTGCTATCAAGCGTAGAGGTTAGGGTTAGGCGTAACGCGTGTTATCTCAGCCAATGTGGTGCTCTCCCTACCTCCCCcgcaaacacacacaaaaagagCTTTCAGCAAATCCTAGGCCTTGGCGGAGTAACAGTGTTCCATTCGAAAAGCTTCGTATGGTGAAAAATTATGATTAGTATTGATGACAAACACGTTTTAGCTCAGCTCCGTCCAGGCTAACTTTTGTATATCCTTTAATCACTTTAATCAATTGGAGCGATTGTCACAAAAAAGTCGAAGAACTGTTGCAAGGAGAAACAGCTGATAAAAACCATTTTTAGTCAGCAGAAACACTGAGAGGAATGAATTTGGTGACAGTTAAATTCAGTAGTGGCTCTACCTCATTTACTTGACTGTGTGTTGAATTGGTCGTTTAAATAGACTTAAAGGTCTCTTTACTACGTTTTCGTCTTTCATTCATCTCTTATTtcctcccccccccctcttCACCCCGCCGTAATGGGCTATCTCTACTTGAAACATTTGATTTATTGAACCTAAAGGAATAATACACGATTACGGCCAAGGTGGCTCCATATATTTCAGCAATCGGTTCAACTCACACACTAATGGCAACCAAAAATATCAAGTAACATTTTAGAGGCCATTCATTCGCTTGGATACGGTAACATCATTTTGCAAACATACTAAGAAGGTAAGCCAATAAATCCAAGTAATTCAGTATGAACCCGACACAGTTTCTACAATGGCAACAGTTAATTCCACTGGCGCCTTTTGCTGCAGCAACGAAAGCCACTGATCTAAGGCAATAGGTAGGATCGTTGAGAATTCAGTGTAAACTGCAGCCGATCGCGAGAATTTCCATGCAAAATGCCAAGAAACCAAGTATCTCGCCAGTGAAGTCTTCGTAAACGATTTTTAGCGCAATGTATTGCTAAACGTTTCATCCAATAAAACCATACAATCGCATTATTGTCGACGATCAAGCATCGTCGACAACGGTTGAAACGGTTACTTCGTGGTGCATAAAtgttcccttttttttaaacGCGCAATTCCAGCTCAGAAGGCAGTTCTTTCCTGGAGCTTGCAATGGGGAGCCTGAATGCCCCTGAACAAGTCGCTAATGGTATGGTGACAGTGTGTCGTTGTCTTTATGATCATCAAAATTGTTAGGAGTATTTTGTGATTAGCTATCCTTCCACTGAGGGAACCGTGAAATTGCTGATAATCTTGAAAGGATAATTATGCCTTAGTTGCTAGATGTCATTTAGTaaaaaaaggtaaaggtcccttttatttaacgtcg includes these proteins:
- the LOC136896012 gene encoding uncharacterized protein isoform X1; translation: MEITKYIIFSIILDLQISYSHADFDVTSLMRKRPSIRPHGRHVANKRGWPTLVDTRGGNQTLPNVSPVAVVSVHDNVKQEENKATLNSNTIVKKTRRKRKKYPKRMLMRKIRDDQKSLSRLRYEFYPKRCKDWSDCKKDECCIRQSKTKGFCKKRPQRGNRCKPLLLPGLGDCPCDRGLTCTRYRTTKHGKKKHRCEHLRVPTDEVDHRYV
- the LOC136896012 gene encoding uncharacterized protein isoform X2, coding for MRKRPSIRPHGRHVANKRGWPTLVDTRGGNQTLPNVSPVAVVSVHDNVKQEENKATLNSNTIVKKTRRKRKKYPKRMLMRKIRDDQKSLSRLRYEFYPKRCKDWSDCKKDECCIRQSKTKGFCKKRPQRGNRCKPLLLPGLGDCPCDRGLTCTRYRTTKHGKKKHRCEHLRVPTDEVDHRYV